Proteins from a single region of Halorubrum sp. 2020YC2:
- a CDS encoding DUF555 domain-containing protein, which translates to MSNYEVAMEAAWLVRDVEETDDAIGVAVSEAGKRLNETDKQYVEVEPGVTGCPACGEPFDAAFLAANTALVGLLLEIDIFNADSEEHAERIAKSEVGGALRDVPLEVIDVFETEADEEDEDAAR; encoded by the coding sequence ATGAGCAACTACGAAGTCGCGATGGAAGCCGCCTGGTTGGTCCGAGACGTCGAGGAGACCGACGACGCCATCGGCGTCGCGGTCAGCGAGGCCGGCAAGCGACTCAACGAGACGGACAAGCAGTACGTCGAGGTCGAACCCGGCGTCACCGGCTGTCCCGCCTGCGGCGAGCCGTTCGACGCCGCGTTCCTCGCGGCGAACACGGCGCTCGTGGGGCTCCTCTTAGAGATCGACATCTTCAACGCCGACAGCGAGGAGCACGCCGAGCGGATCGCGAAAAGCGAGGTCGGCGGCGCGCTCCGCGACGTCCCTCTCGAAGTCATCGACGTCTTCGAGACCGAGGCGGACGAGGAAGACGAGGACGCGGCGCGATAG
- the leuD gene encoding 3-isopropylmalate dehydratase small subunit translates to MAPDANAGGDQHITEVSGTGVPIPGDDVDTDQILPAQFMKEVTFDNMADYLFYDARRDEDGELNDHPLNRFEGASIAVVNSNFGCGSSREHAPQAMMRWGVDGVVGESYAEIFRDNCKSLGIPAVTADHETVVALQEWIEANPDGDIEVDVDDETVTYGDTIIDVEVDDAMREALVEGIWDTTALMYSNRSKVDETVAGLPYVEGDD, encoded by the coding sequence ATGGCCCCCGACGCCAACGCGGGCGGCGATCAGCACATCACCGAGGTCTCCGGCACCGGCGTCCCCATCCCGGGCGACGACGTCGACACCGACCAGATCCTGCCGGCGCAGTTCATGAAGGAGGTCACGTTCGACAACATGGCGGACTACCTCTTCTACGACGCCCGGCGCGACGAGGACGGGGAGCTCAACGACCACCCGCTCAACCGCTTCGAGGGCGCGTCGATCGCGGTCGTCAACTCCAACTTCGGCTGCGGCTCCTCCCGGGAGCACGCGCCGCAGGCGATGATGCGCTGGGGGGTCGACGGGGTCGTGGGCGAGTCGTACGCCGAGATCTTCCGCGACAACTGCAAATCGCTCGGCATCCCCGCCGTCACCGCGGACCACGAGACCGTCGTGGCGCTTCAGGAGTGGATCGAGGCGAACCCGGACGGCGACATCGAGGTCGACGTCGACGACGAGACGGTCACGTACGGCGACACCATCATCGACGTCGAGGTCGACGACGCGATGCGGGAGGCATTAGTCGAGGGGATCTGGGACACGACCGCGCTGATGTACTCGAACCGGAGCAAGGTCGACGAGACGGTCGCCGGCCTGCCGTACGTCGAGGGGGACGACTGA
- a CDS encoding isocitrate/isopropylmalate family dehydrogenase encodes MSDEIVVIEGDGIGREVVPAAVEVLESFDLDFAFVEAEAGDATREATGEALPAETYDAVAAADATLFGAAGETAADVILPLREAVDSFVNVRPARAYPGVDALRPETDVVFLRENTEGVYAGHEDRLSEDLSTLTRVVTSSASRELAEYACEFVRDGRGPAGDPDEGFTVAHKANVMRETDGRFREEVLSVAAERGVDADEELMDAFATKLPLDPTEYGVIVCPNLAGDVLSDLAAGLVGGLGLLPSANVGHDNGLFEPVHGTAPDIAGEGVANPTAAVLSAAMLLEYLGHVEEGQRVRDAVEGVLSDGPRTGDLGGDAATDEVTAAIVDRL; translated from the coding sequence ATGAGCGACGAGATAGTCGTCATCGAGGGCGACGGGATCGGCCGCGAGGTAGTGCCCGCCGCCGTCGAGGTGCTGGAGTCGTTCGATCTGGACTTCGCGTTCGTCGAGGCGGAAGCGGGCGACGCGACGCGGGAGGCGACCGGCGAGGCGCTCCCGGCCGAGACGTACGACGCGGTCGCGGCCGCGGACGCGACGCTGTTCGGCGCGGCCGGCGAGACCGCCGCCGACGTCATCCTCCCGCTGCGCGAGGCGGTCGACTCGTTCGTCAACGTCCGCCCTGCGAGGGCGTACCCCGGCGTCGACGCGCTCCGCCCGGAGACGGACGTGGTGTTCCTCCGCGAGAACACCGAGGGCGTCTACGCGGGCCACGAGGACCGGCTCTCCGAGGACCTCTCGACGCTGACGCGGGTCGTCACCTCGTCGGCCTCGCGGGAGCTGGCGGAGTACGCCTGCGAGTTCGTTCGGGACGGCCGCGGCCCCGCGGGCGACCCCGACGAGGGGTTCACCGTCGCGCACAAGGCGAACGTGATGCGGGAGACGGACGGGCGCTTCCGCGAGGAGGTCCTCTCGGTTGCGGCGGAGCGCGGCGTCGACGCCGACGAGGAACTGATGGACGCGTTCGCGACGAAGCTCCCGCTCGACCCGACGGAGTACGGCGTGATCGTCTGCCCGAACCTCGCGGGCGACGTGCTCTCCGACTTGGCCGCCGGCCTCGTCGGCGGGCTGGGGCTGCTCCCCTCCGCGAACGTCGGCCACGACAACGGCCTGTTCGAGCCGGTCCACGGCACCGCGCCCGACATCGCGGGCGAGGGGGTCGCCAACCCGACCGCGGCGGTCCTCTCGGCCGCCATGCTGTTGGAGTACCTCGGCCACGTTGAGGAGGGCCAGCGCGTCCGCGACGCGGTGGAGGGCGTCCTGTCGGACGGCCCGCGCACCGGGGACCTCGGCGGCGACGCGGCGACCGACGAGGTCACCGCGGCCATCGTCGACCGGCTGTAG
- the ilvN gene encoding acetolactate synthase small subunit: MSGDSPDSRPATDGGSAAGAGAPETDSRPLPGEQPGPDERDHPEGRRNLEGIRIDPVVEAEHESRRAVISALVEDEPGVLARVSGLVSRRQFNIESLTVGPTTVDGHSRITMVVEETDPGIDQIEKQMAKLKPVISVGEVAGDAVTSELVLLKVEADDPAAVHAVSDMYDGRTVDAGPETITVELTGDKASIDNAIGAFDRFGIVEIARTGPTALARGDTPTAPGEKPGTAGEPTTHDD, encoded by the coding sequence ATGAGCGGCGACTCGCCCGACTCCCGCCCCGCGACGGACGGGGGCTCCGCCGCCGGCGCCGGCGCGCCCGAGACCGACTCCCGACCCCTGCCGGGCGAGCAGCCCGGTCCCGACGAGCGCGACCACCCCGAGGGGCGCCGGAACCTCGAAGGGATCCGGATCGACCCCGTCGTCGAGGCCGAACACGAGTCGCGGCGCGCCGTCATCTCGGCGCTCGTCGAGGACGAACCCGGCGTGCTCGCGCGCGTCTCGGGGCTCGTCTCGCGGCGGCAGTTCAACATCGAGAGCCTCACCGTCGGGCCGACGACCGTGGACGGCCACTCGCGGATCACGATGGTCGTCGAGGAGACGGACCCCGGCATCGACCAGATCGAAAAGCAGATGGCGAAGCTGAAGCCGGTCATCTCGGTGGGCGAGGTCGCCGGCGACGCGGTCACCTCCGAGCTCGTCCTGCTGAAGGTCGAGGCCGACGACCCGGCGGCGGTCCACGCAGTCTCCGATATGTACGACGGCCGGACGGTCGACGCCGGCCCGGAGACGATCACCGTCGAACTCACCGGCGACAAGGCGAGCATCGACAACGCGATCGGCGCCTTCGACCGGTTCGGCATCGTCGAGATCGCGCGGACGGGACCGACCGCCCTCGCGCGCGGCGACACCCCGACGGCGCCGGGAGAGAAACCCGGAACGGCCGGCGAACCGACCACCCACGACGACTGA
- the ilvB gene encoding biosynthetic-type acetolactate synthase large subunit, with protein MSDTAAHTREDDPDGSAEPAGADDGTPDADDAPAAGPVSTGAESVVAALEAAGAKTAFGVQGGAIMPVYDALYDSSIRHVTMAHEQGAAHAADAYGVVAGEPGLCMATSGPGATNLVTGIADADMDSDAMLALTGQVPTEFVGNDAFQETDTVGVTRPITKHNYFAGGADTVGDTVGEAFELSRAGRPGPTLVDLPKDVTQDETDRTPGPATPPAGTDPDPNADPDAVEEAARAIESAERPVCLFGGGVIKGDASAEARTFARSYGIPVTTTMPGIGSFPEDDDLCLSWAGMHGTGYANLAITHTDCLIAVGTRFDDRLTGGIDTFAPEAEVIHVDIDPAEISKNVHADYPLVGDAGRVLDQLTAAVREAPAAEAWRDRCEEWTETYPLTYATPDDEPLKPQFVVEAFDEATDDDTIVTTGVGQHQMWASQFWTYSEPRTWVSSHGLGTMGYGVPAAVGARVAADTMGEEDRDVVCFDGDGSFLMTMQELSVAVREDLDVTIAVLNNEYIGMVRQWQDAFYEGRHMASDYTWMPEFDKLAEAFGALGIRVDDYDEVAPAVEEALDYDGPAVVDFHVDPEENVLPMVPSGGANGKFAAAEDQL; from the coding sequence ATGAGCGACACAGCAGCACACACACGAGAGGACGACCCGGACGGCTCCGCGGAGCCGGCGGGGGCCGACGACGGGACGCCCGACGCCGACGACGCCCCCGCCGCGGGGCCCGTCTCGACCGGCGCCGAGTCGGTCGTCGCCGCCCTCGAGGCCGCGGGCGCGAAGACCGCCTTCGGCGTTCAGGGCGGCGCGATCATGCCCGTCTACGACGCGTTGTACGACTCGTCGATCCGACATGTAACGATGGCCCACGAGCAGGGCGCCGCCCACGCCGCGGACGCGTACGGCGTCGTCGCGGGCGAGCCGGGGCTCTGTATGGCCACCTCCGGCCCGGGCGCGACGAACCTCGTCACCGGCATCGCGGACGCCGACATGGACTCGGACGCGATGTTAGCGCTGACCGGGCAGGTCCCCACGGAGTTCGTCGGCAACGACGCGTTTCAGGAGACCGACACGGTCGGCGTCACCCGCCCCATCACGAAGCACAACTACTTCGCGGGCGGCGCCGACACCGTCGGGGACACCGTCGGCGAGGCGTTCGAACTGTCGCGGGCCGGGCGCCCCGGGCCGACGCTCGTCGACCTCCCGAAGGACGTGACGCAGGACGAGACGGACCGGACGCCCGGGCCGGCGACGCCGCCCGCGGGGACCGACCCCGACCCGAACGCCGACCCGGACGCGGTCGAGGAGGCGGCGCGCGCCATCGAGTCGGCCGAGCGACCGGTCTGCCTGTTCGGCGGCGGCGTCATCAAGGGCGACGCGAGCGCCGAGGCGCGGACCTTCGCCCGGAGCTACGGGATTCCGGTGACGACGACGATGCCGGGCATCGGCTCGTTCCCCGAGGACGACGACCTCTGTCTCTCGTGGGCGGGGATGCACGGCACCGGCTACGCGAACCTCGCAATCACCCACACCGACTGCCTGATCGCGGTCGGCACCCGGTTCGACGACCGGCTGACCGGCGGGATCGACACGTTCGCGCCCGAGGCCGAGGTGATCCACGTCGACATCGACCCCGCGGAGATATCGAAGAACGTCCACGCCGACTACCCGCTCGTCGGGGACGCGGGACGCGTCTTGGACCAGTTGACCGCCGCCGTCCGCGAGGCGCCCGCCGCCGAGGCGTGGCGCGACCGGTGCGAGGAGTGGACGGAGACGTACCCGCTCACGTACGCGACGCCCGACGACGAACCGCTGAAGCCGCAGTTCGTCGTCGAGGCGTTCGACGAGGCGACCGACGACGACACCATCGTGACGACCGGCGTCGGCCAACACCAGATGTGGGCCTCGCAGTTCTGGACGTACTCGGAGCCGCGGACGTGGGTCTCCTCGCACGGGCTGGGGACGATGGGGTACGGCGTGCCGGCCGCGGTCGGCGCGCGCGTCGCAGCCGACACGATGGGCGAGGAGGACCGCGACGTGGTGTGTTTCGACGGCGACGGCTCCTTCCTGATGACGATGCAGGAGCTGTCGGTCGCGGTCCGCGAGGACCTCGACGTCACGATAGCGGTGCTCAACAACGAGTACATCGGGATGGTCCGGCAATGGCAGGACGCCTTCTACGAGGGACGCCACATGGCGTCCGACTACACGTGGATGCCCGAGTTCGACAAGCTCGCGGAGGCGTTCGGCGCCCTCGGGATCCGCGTCGACGACTACGACGAAGTCGCGCCCGCGGTCGAGGAGGCGCTCGACTACGACGGTCCCGCCGTGGTCGACTTCCACGTCGACCCCGAGGAGAACGTCCTGCCGATGGTGCCGAGCGGCGGCGCGAACGGCAAGTTCGCGGCCGCGGAGGACCAGCTATGA
- a CDS encoding 2-isopropylmalate synthase, translating to MASNVEIGPVRIFDTTLRDGEQSPRTSFSYEEKRRIAATLDDMNTHVIEAGFPVNSDAEFEAVSDIAAATDTTVCGLARVVEGDIDAAIDSGVEMVHVFVSTSDVQLEDSMHATREEAKERAVDAVEQVKDAGVECMFSPMDATRTDPDYLVDIVEAVSEAGTDWINIPDTCGVGMPTSFGQTVNAVVEATDARVDVHTHDDFGMAAANAVTGFENGAEQAQVSVNGIGERAGNAAYEEVVMAVESVYGVDTGIDTTQITKLARIVEEASDIPVPANKPVTGRNAFAHESGIHAAGVIENSDTFETGVMTPEMVGAEREFVLGKHTGTHSVRKHLVEAGFDPTDSEVRSITKRVKEYGSGKRQVTAGDVERFAEEADVTREEEVRV from the coding sequence ATAGCTTCTAACGTCGAAATCGGTCCTGTACGGATCTTCGACACGACCCTGCGAGACGGAGAACAGTCACCACGCACGTCGTTCAGCTACGAGGAGAAACGCCGCATAGCGGCGACGCTGGACGACATGAACACCCACGTCATCGAGGCGGGGTTCCCGGTCAACTCGGACGCGGAGTTCGAGGCCGTCAGCGACATCGCCGCCGCGACGGACACCACCGTCTGCGGGCTGGCGCGGGTCGTCGAGGGCGACATCGACGCCGCCATCGACTCCGGCGTCGAGATGGTCCACGTGTTCGTCTCCACCAGCGACGTTCAGCTGGAGGACTCGATGCACGCGACCCGCGAGGAGGCGAAGGAACGCGCGGTCGACGCCGTCGAGCAGGTGAAAGACGCCGGCGTCGAGTGTATGTTCTCCCCGATGGACGCCACCCGGACGGACCCGGACTACCTGGTGGACATCGTCGAGGCCGTCTCCGAAGCGGGCACCGACTGGATCAACATCCCGGACACCTGCGGCGTCGGGATGCCGACCAGCTTCGGACAGACGGTGAACGCCGTCGTCGAGGCGACCGACGCCCGCGTCGACGTCCACACCCACGACGACTTCGGCATGGCCGCGGCCAACGCGGTCACCGGCTTCGAGAACGGCGCGGAGCAGGCGCAGGTGTCGGTCAACGGGATCGGCGAGCGCGCCGGCAACGCCGCCTACGAGGAGGTCGTCATGGCCGTCGAGTCGGTGTACGGCGTCGACACCGGTATCGACACGACCCAGATCACCAAGCTGGCCCGGATCGTCGAGGAGGCCTCGGACATCCCGGTGCCGGCGAACAAGCCCGTCACCGGGCGGAACGCGTTCGCCCACGAGTCGGGCATCCACGCCGCCGGCGTCATCGAGAACAGCGACACGTTCGAGACCGGCGTGATGACCCCGGAGATGGTGGGCGCCGAGCGCGAGTTCGTGCTGGGCAAACACACGGGCACCCACAGCGTGCGCAAGCACCTGGTGGAGGCCGGCTTCGACCCGACGGACAGCGAGGTCCGGTCGATTACGAAGCGGGTCAAGGAGTACGGCTCCGGCAAGCGGCAGGTGACCGCTGGCGACGTCGAGCGGTTCGCCGAGGAGGCGGACGTCACGCGGGAGGAGGAGGTCCGGGTCTGA
- a CDS encoding CBS domain-containing protein — MELPTPQDLRERRTALELTQSELADAADVSQPLIARIEGGDVDPRLSTLRRIVNALQEAEGEVVRATDLMNETVISVAPDDAVSEAIDLMEAEAYSQLPVLQNGVPVGSISQGDIVHAGENVGDHPVSEVMSESFPTVAPSATVDEVRNLLDHYKAVMVTDGGETVGIITEADIAAQLS, encoded by the coding sequence ATGGAACTGCCGACGCCACAGGACCTCCGCGAGCGCCGGACCGCGCTCGAGCTCACCCAGAGCGAACTCGCGGACGCCGCGGACGTCTCCCAGCCCCTCATCGCGAGGATCGAGGGCGGCGACGTCGACCCGCGGCTCTCGACGCTGCGCCGCATCGTGAACGCCCTCCAGGAGGCGGAGGGCGAGGTCGTGCGCGCGACCGACCTGATGAACGAGACCGTGATCAGCGTCGCGCCCGACGACGCCGTGAGCGAGGCGATCGACCTGATGGAGGCGGAGGCGTACTCGCAGCTCCCCGTCCTCCAGAACGGCGTGCCGGTCGGCTCGATCAGTCAGGGGGACATCGTCCACGCGGGCGAGAACGTCGGGGACCACCCCGTCAGCGAGGTGATGAGCGAGTCGTTCCCGACGGTCGCGCCGTCCGCGACCGTCGACGAGGTCCGGAACCTCCTCGACCACTACAAGGCCGTGATGGTCACCGACGGCGGCGAGACGGTCGGGATCATCACCGAGGCCGACATCGCGGCGCAGCTGTCGTAA
- the ilvC gene encoding ketol-acid reductoisomerase, which produces MTEEDTQTFNSTVYYDDDADEEAIAHKTVAVLGYGSQGHAHAQNLSESGVDVIVGLREDSSSRSAAESDGLRVETPADAAAEADVVSVLVPDTVQPDVYEAAVEPNLDAGDTLQFAHGFNIHYNQIQPPEDVDVTMVAPKSPGHLVRRNYENDEGTPGLLAVYQDATGDAHDEGLAYAAAIGCTRAGVVETSFREETETDLFGEQAVLCGGVTSLVKQGYETLVDAGYSPEMAYFECLNELKLIVDLMYEDGLGGMWDSVSDTAEYGGLTQGDVVVDEHARENMEEVLEKVQNGQFAREWISENQAGRPSYTQLREAEKNHEIEAVGEELRGLFAWEESADDEEEESPEVTA; this is translated from the coding sequence ATGACCGAAGAAGACACGCAGACGTTCAATTCGACAGTATACTACGACGACGACGCCGACGAGGAGGCCATCGCCCACAAGACGGTGGCCGTCCTCGGCTACGGCTCGCAGGGTCACGCGCACGCCCAGAACCTCTCCGAGAGCGGGGTCGACGTGATCGTCGGCCTCCGCGAGGACAGTTCCTCCCGGAGCGCAGCCGAGAGCGACGGGCTCCGCGTGGAGACCCCCGCGGACGCGGCCGCCGAGGCCGACGTGGTGAGCGTCCTCGTCCCCGACACCGTCCAGCCGGACGTGTACGAGGCGGCGGTCGAACCGAACCTCGACGCGGGCGACACGCTCCAGTTCGCGCACGGGTTCAACATCCACTACAACCAGATCCAGCCGCCCGAGGACGTCGACGTGACGATGGTCGCGCCGAAGTCGCCGGGCCACCTCGTCCGCCGCAACTACGAGAACGACGAGGGGACGCCCGGCCTGCTCGCGGTGTATCAGGACGCGACCGGCGACGCGCACGACGAGGGGCTGGCGTACGCGGCCGCGATCGGCTGTACCCGCGCCGGCGTCGTCGAGACGTCGTTCCGCGAGGAGACCGAGACCGACCTGTTCGGCGAGCAGGCCGTCCTCTGCGGCGGCGTCACCTCGCTGGTGAAACAGGGGTACGAGACGCTCGTCGACGCCGGCTACTCCCCGGAGATGGCGTACTTCGAGTGTCTCAACGAGCTGAAGCTCATCGTCGACCTGATGTACGAGGACGGGCTCGGCGGCATGTGGGACTCCGTCTCCGACACCGCGGAGTACGGCGGGCTCACGCAGGGAGACGTGGTCGTCGACGAGCACGCCCGCGAGAACATGGAGGAAGTGCTCGAAAAGGTCCAGAACGGGCAGTTCGCCCGCGAGTGGATCTCGGAGAACCAGGCGGGGCGGCCCTCCTACACGCAGCTCCGCGAAGCGGAGAAGAACCACGAGATCGAGGCCGTCGGTGAGGAGCTCCGCGGTCTGTTCGCGTGGGAGGAGTCGGCCGACGACGAGGAGGAAGAGAGCCCCGAGGTGACCGCCTGA
- a CDS encoding ferredoxin--nitrite reductase: MPTDVENWKSEVYGNEVRDRLFEFAEEGFDSIPDDERDAWFERFKWWGLYHQRNGQEGHFMLRIGTPNGVLEPGQLRVVGEIADEYARGPGTNPVFGDAYADFTTRQSIQLHWIELSDVPAIFEKLEANGLSTQQACGDSWRNIVGNPVAGKDGQEVIDAWPVIHDLNERFKGNDDHANLPRKWKVSVTGSADGSGQGDINDLAFEPAYKTVGGDGEDGENGGDESGDAVGFNVRVGGGLARNEPRFARDIDVWVPPERVPDVAGGLSALFRDHGDREDRYNARVKFLVDEWGAAEVRETLQEEYVDFELETAGRDVREEYTYNAGEGERNDLIGVHDQKDGTNFVGLNVLVGRMGADDVLELADLAAEYGSGEVRLSQRQNVIVTDVPDDALDEFLDEPLFDHYSPDPSPFMRGSVACTGTEFCSLSIVETKNRQVRFARWLKANVDLPDGVDEFHVHLSGCTASCAQPQIADVSLRGMKTRKDGDPVEALDVGLGGGLGEDPGFARWVTQRVPVDEVPGAIANLIESFAAERDEGESFRAFVARHDEDELDALVEPEETDYEDPMMHNTKRTWYPYAEDDSMDDAPPTPADD; encoded by the coding sequence ATGCCAACGGACGTCGAGAACTGGAAATCGGAGGTGTACGGCAACGAGGTGCGCGACCGCTTGTTCGAGTTCGCCGAGGAGGGGTTCGACTCGATCCCTGACGACGAGCGGGACGCGTGGTTCGAGCGGTTCAAATGGTGGGGCCTGTACCACCAGCGGAACGGACAGGAGGGGCACTTCATGCTGCGGATCGGGACCCCGAACGGCGTGCTCGAACCGGGACAGCTCCGCGTCGTCGGGGAGATAGCTGACGAGTACGCCCGCGGTCCCGGAACGAACCCGGTCTTCGGTGACGCGTACGCCGACTTCACTACCCGACAGTCGATCCAGCTACACTGGATCGAGCTGTCGGACGTGCCGGCGATATTCGAGAAGCTGGAGGCGAACGGCCTCTCGACTCAGCAGGCCTGCGGTGACTCGTGGCGGAACATCGTCGGCAACCCGGTCGCGGGCAAGGACGGACAGGAGGTGATCGACGCGTGGCCGGTCATCCACGACCTCAACGAGCGGTTCAAGGGGAACGACGACCACGCGAACCTCCCGCGCAAGTGGAAGGTGTCGGTGACCGGCTCGGCCGACGGCTCCGGACAGGGCGACATCAACGACCTCGCGTTCGAGCCGGCGTACAAGACGGTCGGCGGGGACGGCGAGGACGGCGAGAACGGGGGCGACGAGAGCGGGGACGCGGTCGGCTTCAACGTCCGCGTCGGCGGCGGGCTCGCGCGCAACGAGCCGCGGTTCGCCCGCGACATCGACGTCTGGGTGCCGCCGGAGCGGGTCCCCGACGTTGCCGGCGGGCTCTCCGCGCTGTTCCGCGACCACGGCGACCGCGAGGACCGGTACAACGCCCGGGTGAAGTTCCTTGTCGACGAGTGGGGCGCGGCGGAGGTCCGCGAGACGCTGCAGGAGGAGTACGTCGACTTCGAGCTGGAGACCGCCGGCCGCGACGTGCGCGAGGAGTACACCTACAACGCCGGCGAGGGCGAGCGCAACGACCTGATCGGCGTCCACGACCAGAAGGACGGGACGAACTTCGTCGGCCTGAACGTGCTCGTCGGGCGGATGGGCGCCGACGACGTGCTCGAACTGGCCGACCTCGCGGCGGAGTACGGCTCCGGCGAGGTCCGGCTCTCGCAGCGACAGAACGTCATCGTCACCGACGTGCCGGACGACGCCCTCGACGAGTTCCTCGACGAACCCCTCTTTGACCACTACTCGCCCGACCCGTCGCCGTTCATGCGCGGATCGGTCGCGTGTACCGGCACCGAGTTCTGCTCGCTGTCTATCGTCGAGACGAAGAACCGGCAGGTCCGGTTCGCGCGCTGGCTGAAGGCGAACGTCGACCTCCCCGACGGCGTCGACGAGTTCCACGTCCACCTCTCCGGGTGTACGGCCTCGTGCGCGCAGCCGCAGATCGCTGACGTGAGTCTGCGCGGGATGAAGACCCGAAAGGACGGCGACCCGGTCGAGGCGCTCGACGTCGGCCTCGGCGGCGGCCTCGGGGAGGACCCGGGGTTCGCCCGCTGGGTCACCCAGCGCGTGCCCGTCGACGAGGTCCCGGGGGCGATCGCGAACCTGATCGAGTCGTTCGCCGCCGAGCGCGACGAGGGCGAGTCGTTCCGGGCGTTCGTCGCCCGCCACGACGAGGACGAACTCGACGCCCTCGTGGAGCCGGAGGAGACCGACTACGAGGACCCGATGATGCACAACACGAAGCGCACCTGGTACCCGTACGCCGAGGACGACTCGATGGACGACGCGCCGCCGACCCCGGCGGACGACTGA
- the leuC gene encoding 3-isopropylmalate dehydratase large subunit, translating to MSEGTLYDKVWDRHKVTELPNGQDQLFVGLHLVHEVTSPQAFGMLRERDLDVAYPDRTFATTDHIAPTEADKRERPLADDQAEEMLSALERNTSESGITFFGFDSGKQGITHVVAPELGLSQPGMTVACGDSHTATHGAFGSIGVGIGTSQIRDVLATGCIAADKQKVRRIEVEGELGEGVYAKDVIMKVIKDLGVDGGVGHVYEYGGPAIEALDMEGRLAVCNMSIEGGARAGYVNPDETTYEYLKGREYVPEGEAFEERKRYWESVASDDDAEYDDVVTVDADGLDPLVTWGINPGQVVEVDEPVPNPDDFEARTDREAAEKALDHMEVEPGQSMLGYDVDVAFLGTCTNGRLSDFEEAARILENHSVEEDVRALAVPGSETVRAQCEARGIDQTFIEAGFQWRRAGCSMCLAMNDDQLGAGEVCASSSNRNFVGRQGSKEGRTVLMSPAMVAAAAVEGEVVDARDYLDDGPTGGAGGVEEVAD from the coding sequence ATGAGCGAGGGAACGCTGTACGACAAGGTGTGGGACCGCCACAAGGTGACGGAGCTCCCGAACGGGCAGGACCAGCTGTTCGTCGGGCTCCACCTCGTCCACGAGGTCACCAGCCCGCAGGCGTTCGGCATGCTCCGCGAGCGCGACCTCGACGTCGCGTACCCGGACCGGACGTTCGCGACGACGGACCACATCGCGCCCACGGAGGCCGACAAGCGCGAGCGACCGCTGGCCGACGACCAGGCCGAGGAGATGCTCTCCGCGCTCGAACGCAACACCAGCGAGAGCGGGATCACCTTCTTCGGGTTCGACTCCGGGAAACAGGGGATCACCCACGTCGTCGCGCCCGAACTCGGCCTCTCGCAGCCGGGGATGACGGTCGCGTGCGGCGACAGCCACACGGCGACGCACGGCGCCTTCGGCTCCATCGGCGTCGGCATCGGCACGAGCCAGATCCGAGACGTGCTCGCGACCGGCTGCATCGCGGCGGACAAACAGAAGGTGCGCAGAATCGAGGTCGAGGGCGAACTCGGTGAGGGCGTCTACGCGAAGGACGTGATCATGAAAGTGATCAAGGACCTCGGCGTCGACGGCGGCGTGGGCCACGTGTACGAGTACGGCGGCCCCGCCATCGAGGCGCTCGACATGGAGGGGCGGCTCGCGGTGTGTAATATGTCCATCGAGGGCGGCGCCCGCGCGGGGTACGTCAACCCCGACGAGACCACCTACGAGTACCTGAAGGGCCGCGAGTACGTCCCCGAGGGCGAGGCGTTCGAGGAGCGGAAGCGGTACTGGGAGTCGGTCGCGTCCGACGACGACGCCGAGTACGACGACGTGGTCACCGTCGACGCCGACGGGCTAGACCCGCTCGTCACGTGGGGGATCAACCCCGGGCAGGTCGTCGAGGTCGACGAGCCGGTGCCGAACCCGGACGACTTCGAGGCGCGGACGGACCGCGAGGCAGCCGAGAAGGCGCTCGACCACATGGAGGTCGAGCCGGGGCAGTCGATGCTCGGCTACGACGTCGACGTGGCGTTCCTCGGCACCTGTACGAACGGTCGGCTCTCCGACTTCGAGGAGGCCGCGCGAATCTTAGAGAACCACAGCGTCGAGGAGGACGTGCGCGCGCTCGCCGTGCCCGGCTCGGAGACCGTCCGGGCGCAATGCGAGGCGCGCGGCATCGACCAGACGTTCATCGAGGCCGGCTTCCAGTGGCGGCGCGCCGGCTGCTCGATGTGCCTCGCGATGAACGACGACCAGCTGGGCGCCGGCGAGGTCTGTGCCTCCTCGTCAAACCGCAACTTCGTCGGCCGGCAGGGGTCGAAGGAGGGGCGGACGGTGCTGATGAGCCCCGCGATGGTCGCGGCCGCGGCCGTCGAGGGCGAGGTCGTCGACGCGCGCGACTACCTCGACGACGGGCCGACCGGCGGCGCCGGCGGCGTCGAGGAGGTGGCCGACTGA